One window from the genome of Eucalyptus grandis isolate ANBG69807.140 chromosome 7, ASM1654582v1, whole genome shotgun sequence encodes:
- the LOC104453544 gene encoding ankyrin repeat and SAM domain-containing protein 6 produces the protein MTSPPAGIPLRRRRRLRRRRLRRRHSRPAAAGRCRGSAPASAPAGRSNRCRCPAPAAAQGLAPATADNPAPPLAPKRQRRPSVRLGEIGGEQPGALAHDSHARRPKPASSWRLPKESAANPQSSKSVKARSLTHLVNGDGQPHDLENSSGFDFPSRKAKARRGVAAKRQRSSWTSSKLDHVADNIREDEEEEINEGFRDFGAADSGSPPTKEHSPASLDDAAALDNWRRRPSRGRSSLSRDNGGNELDTARESDYRDGKGGSSDGVRSWLVELGLSRYAPVFEIHEVDDEVLPMLTLEDLKDMGINAVGSRRKMYAAILKLRKGFS, from the exons ATGACGT CTCCACCTGCTGGAATCCCCCTTCGGCGACGAcgacgcctccgccgccgccgcctccgccgccgccataGCCGCCCCGCAGCCGCCGGCCGCTGCCGCGGTTCCGCCCCCGCCTCCGCCCCCGCCGGCCGCTCCAACCGCTGCCGCTGCCCCGCTCCGGCCGCCGCCCAGGGGCTCGCCCCGGCGACAGCCGACAATCCCGCCCCGCCGCTCGCCCCGAAACGCCAGCGCCGCCCCAGCGTCCGGCTCGGCGAGATCGGCGGCGAGCAGCCCGGCGCTCTCGCGCACGACTCGCACGCGCGGCGCCCCAAGCCGGCGTCGTCGTGGCGGCTCCCCAAGGAGTCCGCCGCGAATCCGCAGTCCTCGAAATCGGTCAAGGCTCGCTCGCTGACGCACCTCGTCAACGGCGACGGCCAGCCGCACGACCTCGAGAACAGCTCGGGCTTCGATTTCCCCAGCCGGAAGGCGAAGGCGCGGCGCGGGGTCGCCGCGAAGCGGCAGAGGTCGAGCTGGACGTCGTCGAAGCTGGACCACGTCGCGGACAACATCagggaggacgaggaggaggagatcaaCGAGGGCTTCCGGGATTTCGGCGCCGCCGATTCCGGGTCTCCTCCGACGAAGGAGCACAGTCCTGCTTCGCTGGACGATGCCGCGGCGCTCGACAATTGGCGGAGAAGGCCCAGCCGCGGGAGGTCATCTCTGAGCCGCGACAACGGCGGGAATGAGCTGGACACTGCCCGAGAGTCCGACTATAGAGACGGGAAAGGAGGAAGCAGCGACGGGGTCAGGAGCTGGCTGGTGGAATTGGGGCTTAGCCGGTACGCCCCGGTTTTTGAGATTCATGAGGTTGACGACGAGGTTCTGCCGATGCTGACGCTGGAGGATTTGAAGGATATGGGGATCAATGCTGTGGGATCGAGGAGGAAGATGTACGCTGCTATCCTGAAGCTTCGCAAGGGTTTCTCTTGA